One Aliiroseovarius sediminilitoris DNA window includes the following coding sequences:
- a CDS encoding phospholipase D-like domain-containing protein, protein MTQHALIVVGVLVTALAVIFVLQQRRTAQSTAAWVLFIVLVPYIAIPLFLMLGFRKQGSRFPPVALMAPIASTVADGPAARSLAKLGAPPATKGNTFTLHDSASTAHEALQETLDAAKESLDILFYIVAPDEAGTAFVNRLTEKARAGVKVRLNLDRLGALKRPRAALKELQSAGGEVRYFSPFIHPPDNGHMNLRNHRKLVVADRRLVWSGGRNIGSHYLGPTENTWTDLSFCVSGPAVQPFIDVFASDWDVTGKTAAGDMIGRCRFTGDATLQVVPSGPDEPGDTLYLALMNLIHRARDRVWISTPYFVPTEPLQLALTTAVRNGLDVRIMVPERSNQPTTDFARGPFLRDLQEIGATVLRHQGGMLHAKAGLIDDTGWVGSANFDMRSLLLNFEIAMFCHDTGSNAALEAWFQTQFNDCKRGVASARLPRRVVEGVFRLGAPVL, encoded by the coding sequence GTGACCCAACATGCGCTGATTGTCGTCGGCGTCCTCGTGACCGCGCTTGCCGTGATCTTCGTGCTTCAGCAGCGTCGGACTGCACAATCGACGGCGGCCTGGGTGCTGTTCATCGTTCTTGTGCCCTATATCGCCATCCCGCTGTTCCTGATGCTGGGCTTTCGCAAGCAGGGATCGCGGTTTCCCCCCGTCGCGCTTATGGCGCCGATCGCAAGCACCGTTGCCGATGGCCCGGCAGCGCGGTCGCTGGCAAAGCTCGGGGCACCGCCTGCAACCAAGGGCAATACATTCACGCTGCACGACAGTGCCAGCACCGCTCACGAGGCTCTACAGGAAACGCTGGATGCTGCAAAAGAATCGCTGGATATCCTCTTTTACATCGTTGCGCCCGACGAGGCCGGAACAGCCTTTGTCAACCGGCTGACCGAGAAGGCGCGCGCCGGTGTAAAGGTCCGCCTGAACCTCGATCGCCTTGGCGCGCTGAAGCGGCCGCGCGCGGCGCTGAAGGAATTGCAATCAGCAGGTGGGGAAGTCCGCTACTTCTCTCCGTTCATACATCCGCCTGACAACGGGCACATGAACCTGAGAAATCACCGGAAACTTGTCGTCGCCGACCGACGCCTGGTCTGGTCGGGGGGGCGCAACATCGGCTCTCACTATCTTGGACCGACAGAGAATACCTGGACCGACCTGAGCTTTTGTGTCTCCGGACCCGCCGTGCAGCCGTTCATCGATGTCTTCGCATCAGACTGGGATGTGACCGGCAAGACAGCCGCAGGGGACATGATCGGCCGGTGCAGATTCACCGGTGATGCGACCTTGCAGGTTGTTCCGTCCGGCCCTGACGAGCCTGGCGATACCCTATATCTGGCGCTGATGAACTTGATCCACAGAGCGCGCGACCGCGTCTGGATATCGACGCCATATTTCGTCCCGACCGAACCCTTGCAGCTTGCCCTGACCACAGCGGTTCGCAATGGCCTCGACGTGCGTATCATGGTGCCGGAACGGTCGAACCAACCCACCACGGATTTTGCGCGCGGGCCTTTCCTGCGAGACTTGCAGGAGATCGGCGCAACCGTTCTTAGGCATCAGGGCGGGATGCTTCACGCCAAGGCCGGGTTGATCGATGACACCGGCTGGGTGGGCTCGGCCAATTTCGATATGCGCTCGCTGCTTCTGAATTTCGAGATCGCAATGTTCTGCCATGACACGGGCAGCAACGCCGCCCTCGAAGCGTGGTTTCAAACACAATTCAATGATTGCAAGCGCGGCGTGGCCAGCGCGCGCCTGCCACGCAGGGTGGTCGAGGGGGTCTTCCGGCTTGGTGCGCCGGTACTGTGA
- a CDS encoding DUF3734 domain-containing protein, translated as MDSETSVIVLQGGGALGAYQGGAVEALSDAGHPIDWVAGISIGAINSALVAGNAPGNRTTALRNFWEMVSSSAVPVGFFDGVLSRGWLNDMSAAGTTITGVPGFFKLRFPPAGMLPRGSVGARSFYDTSPLRETLLEFVDFDRLNNGPVRLSVGAVNIETGNMTWFDSAEMEIRPEHIMASGALPPGFPAIEIDGAYYWDGGLVSNTPLQYVLDEQMPADDLCVFQVDLFSARGAVPTSVWTSEAREKDIRFSSRTRFNTDMMRRMHQTRDAARRLYDKLPLELKDDPDAKALASGNADPRVTIAHLIYRQTKYEHQSKDYEFSRRSMLDHWAAGRKDVERTLSHPDWRARHDSPERVNVFDLSA; from the coding sequence ATGGATTCGGAAACGTCAGTTATTGTATTGCAGGGCGGCGGAGCGCTTGGTGCCTATCAGGGTGGTGCGGTCGAGGCGCTGTCTGACGCTGGCCATCCAATCGATTGGGTTGCCGGTATCTCGATCGGTGCCATAAATTCGGCCCTGGTCGCCGGAAATGCGCCAGGGAACAGAACGACGGCCCTCAGAAACTTCTGGGAAATGGTGTCGTCTTCCGCCGTTCCGGTCGGGTTCTTTGATGGTGTCCTGTCGCGTGGGTGGCTCAATGACATGAGCGCGGCGGGGACGACAATAACAGGCGTTCCCGGCTTCTTCAAACTGCGATTCCCTCCGGCCGGTATGTTGCCAAGAGGTTCCGTCGGCGCGCGCAGTTTCTACGATACCAGCCCTCTTCGCGAGACCCTGCTTGAGTTTGTCGATTTCGACCGGCTCAACAACGGGCCCGTGCGCTTGAGCGTCGGCGCGGTGAATATCGAGACCGGGAACATGACTTGGTTCGACAGCGCAGAGATGGAAATTCGCCCTGAACATATCATGGCCTCAGGTGCCCTGCCGCCGGGGTTCCCCGCAATCGAGATTGACGGAGCGTACTATTGGGACGGCGGCCTTGTTTCGAACACGCCGCTGCAATACGTGCTGGACGAACAGATGCCGGCAGACGACCTGTGCGTGTTTCAGGTGGATCTGTTCTCGGCGCGCGGTGCCGTCCCGACCTCGGTCTGGACCTCGGAAGCGCGTGAAAAGGACATCCGTTTTTCAAGCCGGACGCGGTTCAACACCGACATGATGCGCCGGATGCATCAAACGCGTGATGCGGCGCGACGTCTTTACGACAAGCTGCCACTGGAACTGAAGGATGATCCTGACGCCAAGGCGCTGGCGTCGGGAAATGCAGATCCGCGCGTCACGATTGCGCACCTGATCTATCGCCAGACGAAATACGAGCACCAATCGAAGGACTACGAATTTTCGCGGCGTTCGATGCTGGATCACTGGGCTGCCGGTCGAAAGGATGTCGAGCGCACGCTGTCCCACCCGGACTGGAGGGCAAGACATGACTCCCCAGAGCGCGTGAATGTCTTCGACCTTTCCGCATGA
- a CDS encoding acetoacetate decarboxylase — MDDQPMTPADVVKNAFAMPLTSPSYPKGPYRFVNREFFIVTYRTDMEALRAVVPEPLQVTEPIVKYEFIRMPDSTGFGDYTETGQVIPVEYQGRKGGYVHAMFLNDDSPIAGGREIWGFPKKLAEPRMRVEKDTLVGTLDVGSVQVASATMGYKHRALDHTSVAKALAAPSWLLKIIPHVDCCGPRICELVEYYLEDVTIKGAWEGPAGLELHDHALAPLSDLPVREVLSATHILTDLTLGLGKVVHDYLGKSE, encoded by the coding sequence ATGGATGACCAGCCCATGACCCCCGCCGACGTAGTCAAAAACGCCTTCGCGATGCCCCTGACCAGCCCCTCCTACCCCAAGGGCCCCTATCGCTTCGTCAATCGCGAGTTCTTCATCGTGACCTACCGCACGGACATGGAAGCCCTGCGCGCGGTTGTGCCCGAACCTTTGCAAGTCACCGAGCCGATCGTGAAATACGAATTCATCCGCATGCCCGACAGCACCGGTTTTGGCGACTATACTGAAACCGGACAGGTCATCCCGGTGGAATATCAGGGCCGCAAAGGCGGTTACGTCCATGCCATGTTTCTCAACGACGACAGCCCGATCGCCGGGGGTCGCGAGATCTGGGGATTTCCCAAAAAACTGGCGGAACCCAGGATGCGGGTGGAAAAAGACACGCTTGTGGGAACTCTTGATGTCGGTTCTGTCCAGGTCGCAAGTGCCACCATGGGCTACAAGCACCGCGCGCTCGACCATACCAGCGTTGCCAAGGCGCTGGCCGCCCCCAGCTGGCTCCTCAAGATCATCCCGCATGTCGATTGCTGCGGGCCGCGCATTTGCGAACTGGTCGAATACTACCTTGAAGACGTCACCATCAAGGGTGCCTGGGAAGGCCCCGCAGGGCTCGAACTGCACGATCATGCGCTTGCACCGCTCAGCGACCTGCCGGTGCGCGAAGTCCTGTCTGCGACCCACATCCTGACCGACCTGACGCTGGGTCTTGGCAAGGTGGTTCACGACTACCTTGGGAAGTCGGAGTAG
- a CDS encoding 3-hydroxybutyrate dehydrogenase yields the protein MNLQDKSCIITGAARGIGATIAKRYVKSGAKVAIADLRLSDAEQTAAGLTAMGPGSAMGVEMNVTDEAAVNAGVAKVIDAWGSVDVLVSNAGIQIVHELQDFPFDDWKKLLSIHLDGAFLTSKACLPHMYGQGSGAIIFMGSVHSKEASPLKSAYVTAKHGLLGLARVISKEGAKHGVRANVICPGFVRTPLVDKQIPEQAAELGISEDEVIKRVMLGGTVDGEFTTVEDVAEVAHVFAAFPSNALTGQSLVVSHGWFME from the coding sequence ATGAACCTGCAAGACAAATCCTGCATCATCACCGGCGCCGCACGCGGCATCGGAGCGACCATCGCCAAACGTTACGTCAAGAGCGGTGCCAAGGTTGCCATTGCCGACCTGCGGCTCTCGGATGCCGAACAGACCGCTGCCGGGCTGACTGCGATGGGCCCCGGTTCGGCCATGGGGGTCGAGATGAACGTCACCGACGAAGCCGCCGTGAACGCGGGCGTGGCCAAGGTGATCGACGCCTGGGGCAGCGTGGACGTTCTGGTGTCGAACGCCGGTATTCAGATCGTGCATGAGCTTCAGGACTTTCCATTCGACGACTGGAAGAAACTGTTGTCGATCCACCTCGACGGCGCTTTCCTGACTTCGAAAGCCTGTCTGCCGCACATGTATGGACAAGGCTCTGGCGCGATCATCTTCATGGGCTCGGTCCATTCGAAAGAAGCGTCGCCGCTCAAGTCCGCGTATGTCACGGCAAAGCATGGCCTGCTGGGGCTGGCGAGGGTCATTTCCAAAGAGGGGGCCAAGCACGGCGTACGCGCCAACGTAATCTGCCCCGGTTTCGTGCGCACCCCGCTGGTGGACAAGCAGATCCCCGAACAGGCCGCCGAACTGGGCATTTCCGAGGACGAGGTCATCAAGCGCGTCATGCTGGGCGGCACCGTTGACGGGGAATTCACGACAGTCGAAGACGTCGCTGAAGTGGCGCATGTTTTCGCGGCCTTCCCATCCAACGCGCTAACGGGTCAGTCGCTGGTCGTCAGCCACGGCTGGTTTATGGAGTGA
- a CDS encoding DoxX family membrane protein, with the protein MLVSQSRAKGIGIIRILFGVIWLIDAQFKWRPGFINDMSSYLSGALTGQPALVKVWINFWIDVVNVNPVAFAYFVALAETALAFALIFGFLSNLAYLCGSVLAFVIWSTAEGFGGPYVAGSTDIGAAVIYIFVFALLWQTRAGLYLGLDRRLGERFGPLAFLASGRVT; encoded by the coding sequence GTGTTGGTTTCACAATCCCGCGCCAAGGGAATTGGCATTATTCGCATTTTGTTCGGCGTCATCTGGCTGATCGACGCTCAGTTCAAATGGCGGCCAGGTTTCATCAATGACATGTCCAGCTATCTTAGTGGCGCGTTGACAGGTCAGCCGGCATTGGTGAAGGTTTGGATAAATTTCTGGATAGACGTTGTGAATGTGAACCCGGTTGCTTTTGCGTATTTCGTGGCACTCGCGGAAACAGCACTGGCGTTCGCCCTGATTTTTGGCTTCTTGTCCAACCTCGCCTATCTGTGCGGATCGGTTCTGGCGTTTGTTATCTGGTCAACTGCCGAAGGGTTCGGCGGCCCCTATGTCGCTGGGTCAACCGATATCGGCGCGGCAGTGATCTACATCTTCGTATTCGCACTGCTTTGGCAAACGCGTGCCGGACTCTATTTGGGGTTGGATCGACGCCTCGGCGAGCGGTTCGGCCCTCTGGCATTCCTGGCTTCCGGTCGGGTGACGTGA
- a CDS encoding VIT1/CCC1 transporter family protein, whose translation MLAHKDEHFSGRSGWLRAAVLGANDGLLSTASIIVGVAAASSATGPVLVAGLAGLVAGALSMAAGEYVSVSSQADSESADLAREARELTRNADSEFEELVGILRTRGMSEATARQAALEMSEHDALGTHAREEIGLSDALAARPLEAAAASAIAFLVGGIPPLIVAAVTPFSGLAIAVSVVALVMLLALGAAGAKLGGAPIGRAAFRVAFWGVIAMAVTYGIGALFGTRL comes from the coding sequence ATGCTCGCGCATAAAGATGAACATTTCAGTGGACGCTCGGGCTGGCTGCGTGCCGCGGTCCTCGGGGCCAATGACGGGCTGTTATCGACCGCCAGCATCATCGTCGGGGTGGCCGCGGCTTCAAGCGCGACGGGGCCGGTTCTGGTCGCGGGCCTTGCCGGTCTTGTCGCAGGCGCGCTGTCCATGGCCGCTGGAGAGTACGTGTCCGTCAGTTCACAGGCCGACAGTGAAAGCGCCGATCTTGCGCGCGAAGCGAGGGAGTTGACGCGAAACGCCGATAGCGAGTTTGAGGAGTTGGTGGGCATCCTGAGAACGCGCGGGATGTCCGAAGCAACAGCCAGACAGGCCGCGTTGGAGATGTCCGAACACGATGCGCTTGGCACCCATGCCCGAGAAGAAATCGGCTTGAGCGACGCCCTGGCGGCCCGGCCGCTTGAGGCCGCCGCCGCGTCGGCCATCGCCTTCCTTGTAGGTGGCATCCCCCCATTGATCGTAGCAGCCGTTACGCCGTTTTCTGGTCTGGCCATCGCGGTCTCTGTCGTGGCCCTGGTCATGCTGTTGGCGCTTGGTGCGGCGGGGGCGAAACTGGGCGGAGCACCCATCGGACGCGCCGCATTTCGGGTGGCGTTCTGGGGTGTGATCGCCATGGCCGTGACATATGGGATCGGCGCGTTGTTCGGAACCCGACTTTAG
- a CDS encoding sensor histidine kinase, whose translation MTKARRIWTSTPLRQSLAMAALFALVSLVSLAATYVIVRDNTEQSLRATLEQEMASFRALPNTAAVVAFVRSQSETASPEDRILSFVLPGGLLVGNGALVSQGDGFAAVSLNGEFEDLEGDYFALGGPIHGGQMTIARSAEPLHDIQEAFLSVFLFSLIPTTLIVVGGGVLLARRSVKRLDRIDATLDRLTTGDYAARVSQMDGRADDLTRIGTRIDKMAAAQEQQISALKQVSADIAHDLKTPIQRVSVLLSQLRDKTSLDKNVADLVDRANDETDGIVKTFQSLLQIAQIEGGSPRRHFEKVDIAALAQTFCEVYEPIAEETGHDLRSDIPDGSVFVAGNKSLLGQVFANLIENALRHTPEGASISVGIVSDDGTIRLAVSDTGPGIPEDERENVLRRLYRLERSRTTPGNGLGLSLVAAIVDMHEGELQLVDNDPGLKVVITLQKAEVADARA comes from the coding sequence GTGACCAAGGCGCGCCGCATATGGACGTCCACGCCCCTGCGCCAGTCGCTGGCGATGGCGGCGCTGTTCGCGCTGGTCAGCCTCGTCAGCCTGGCGGCGACCTATGTGATCGTGCGCGACAACACCGAACAATCGCTTCGCGCCACCCTTGAACAGGAGATGGCGAGTTTCAGGGCATTGCCGAATACCGCCGCGGTCGTTGCCTTCGTGCGCTCTCAATCTGAAACGGCCTCGCCCGAAGATCGCATACTCAGTTTCGTGTTGCCCGGCGGGCTGCTTGTCGGAAACGGGGCGCTGGTCTCGCAAGGTGATGGGTTTGCCGCCGTGTCCCTCAACGGTGAGTTCGAAGACCTCGAAGGTGATTATTTTGCTTTGGGTGGGCCGATACATGGCGGTCAAATGACCATTGCGCGCAGCGCCGAGCCTTTGCATGACATCCAGGAAGCCTTCCTGTCGGTATTCCTGTTCAGCCTGATCCCGACCACTTTGATTGTCGTGGGCGGCGGCGTTCTGCTGGCCCGGCGCTCTGTGAAACGCCTCGACCGCATCGACGCGACGCTGGATCGGCTGACAACAGGCGACTATGCCGCGCGCGTTTCGCAAATGGATGGCAGGGCGGACGACCTCACCCGCATAGGCACACGTATCGACAAGATGGCCGCCGCACAGGAACAGCAGATCTCGGCCCTAAAACAGGTATCTGCCGACATTGCCCATGATCTGAAGACACCGATCCAGCGGGTGTCCGTCTTGCTGAGCCAGTTGCGCGACAAGACCAGTCTGGACAAGAACGTCGCGGATCTCGTGGACCGGGCAAATGACGAAACCGACGGAATCGTGAAAACCTTTCAATCGCTTTTGCAAATCGCTCAGATCGAGGGCGGCTCGCCCAGAAGGCATTTTGAGAAAGTGGATATCGCCGCCTTGGCCCAGACCTTTTGCGAGGTGTATGAACCGATCGCCGAGGAGACCGGTCACGACCTGAGAAGTGACATACCGGATGGGTCGGTCTTCGTCGCTGGGAACAAATCCCTGCTGGGCCAAGTGTTTGCCAATTTGATCGAGAACGCGCTGCGCCACACGCCGGAAGGCGCGTCGATTTCGGTTGGCATCGTTTCGGACGACGGAACAATTCGCCTTGCCGTCAGTGACACGGGGCCAGGCATCCCTGAAGACGAACGTGAAAATGTCCTGCGCCGTCTCTACCGGCTCGAACGCAGCCGCACGACGCCGGGAAACGGATTGGGGTTGAGCCTGGTCGCCGCGATCGTCGATATGCATGAGGGAGAATTGCAGCTTGTGGATAATGATCCGGGGCTGAAGGTCGTGATCACGCTCCAAAAAGCAGAGGTGGCAGATGCTCGCGCATAA
- a CDS encoding winged helix-turn-helix domain-containing protein: MKILVIEDDKTTGAYIADGLREEGHVVDLIENGRDALLQASATDYEVLIVDRMLPGLDGMALVKTLRGAKNQTPVLFLTSLGGVDDRIEGLNAGGDDYLVKPFAFGELSARVAALARRPRATQEETVLRAGDLEMDLVRRKVTRAGQVIDLLPREFALLEHLLRRKGRVQTRTMLLEAVWDISFDPQTNVVETHISRLRAKVDKPFDTELIETVRGSGYRIEA, from the coding sequence ATGAAAATCCTGGTGATCGAGGACGACAAGACGACCGGCGCCTATATTGCCGATGGGCTGCGTGAAGAGGGCCATGTTGTCGATCTGATCGAAAACGGCCGCGATGCGCTGTTGCAGGCCAGTGCCACCGATTACGAAGTTCTGATCGTGGACCGCATGCTGCCCGGTCTCGACGGGATGGCGCTGGTCAAGACCCTGCGGGGGGCGAAGAACCAGACGCCTGTGCTGTTTCTGACCTCGCTGGGCGGGGTCGATGACCGGATCGAGGGGCTGAACGCCGGTGGTGATGACTACCTTGTGAAACCCTTCGCCTTCGGCGAGCTGTCGGCCCGCGTTGCAGCACTTGCCCGGCGTCCGCGTGCGACACAGGAAGAAACGGTTTTGCGCGCCGGCGATCTGGAAATGGATCTTGTGCGACGTAAGGTGACGCGCGCGGGACAGGTCATAGATCTGTTGCCAAGAGAATTTGCGCTGTTGGAGCATCTGTTGCGGCGCAAGGGCAGGGTGCAGACCCGCACCATGCTGCTGGAGGCGGTCTGGGACATCAGTTTCGATCCGCAGACCAATGTGGTCGAGACCCATATCAGCCGCCTGCGGGCGAAGGTTGACAAGCCGTTCGACACCGAATTGATCGAAACCGTGCGCGGGTCCGGCTATCGGATCGAGGCCTGA
- a CDS encoding DedA family protein, whose protein sequence is MLWIKDHLLTLVEQYGVIALFLSITLETLGLPLPGESALIASSAAAGAGKLNIWHVVIAAYVAAVLGDNIGYLIGRRYGKAVILRYGGRIGITHEKYVEAEAVTAKYGPLMVIAARFVPLLRQINGLVAGSTEMHWATFLGANLFGAALWVGGWATLAYRLGHDVSVLPWFWNHLALVAMVVIPALLIGIALLYWRLRRKKGDITPM, encoded by the coding sequence ATGCTGTGGATCAAGGATCATCTTCTCACGCTTGTCGAGCAATATGGGGTCATCGCGCTATTCCTCTCGATCACTTTGGAAACACTGGGGCTTCCCTTGCCGGGGGAAAGCGCGTTGATCGCGTCTTCGGCCGCTGCGGGTGCAGGCAAACTCAATATTTGGCACGTCGTGATCGCGGCCTATGTCGCAGCGGTGCTCGGCGACAATATCGGCTATCTGATCGGCCGCAGATACGGCAAGGCCGTCATTCTTCGCTATGGCGGTCGCATCGGGATTACACATGAAAAATATGTAGAGGCCGAAGCAGTGACCGCGAAATACGGGCCGCTCATGGTCATCGCAGCACGCTTTGTGCCGCTCTTGCGGCAAATCAACGGGCTTGTTGCTGGATCGACCGAAATGCACTGGGCGACGTTTCTTGGGGCCAACCTGTTCGGTGCGGCGCTTTGGGTCGGGGGGTGGGCCACCCTGGCCTATCGTTTGGGGCACGATGTCTCTGTTTTGCCATGGTTCTGGAACCATCTTGCACTTGTCGCGATGGTGGTCATCCCCGCACTGCTGATTGGCATTGCACTGCTCTACTGGCGTTTGCGTCGAAAAAAGGGCGACATTACACCGATGTAA
- a CDS encoding DUF502 domain-containing protein translates to MNPLGYVWQKGIASAFLTGLFVLLPVILTFLIIEWIVAKLRGALGPGSVLGDILTSGGSSLIGPGHQTIAFWLGLAIALVGVWALGVLVKAQAKRQLDTWIDALFSRVPLVRSIYKPVSQVVRMLNADNKDEFKSMSVVMCRFGGEEGAEVLALLTTREVYVVEGKRRQLVYLPTSPVPMSGGLVFVAEDAVSPVPGMDADDLMKIYFSLGALMPEDGDGGLPRAERSNIADAST, encoded by the coding sequence ATGAATCCATTAGGCTACGTTTGGCAAAAAGGCATCGCGAGCGCGTTTCTGACGGGCCTTTTCGTCTTGCTTCCGGTTATCCTGACCTTTCTCATCATCGAGTGGATCGTGGCAAAGCTGCGCGGCGCGCTGGGTCCGGGCAGTGTTTTGGGAGATATTCTGACATCCGGAGGATCGAGCCTGATCGGGCCCGGCCACCAGACAATCGCCTTCTGGCTTGGCCTTGCCATCGCGCTTGTGGGTGTCTGGGCGCTCGGCGTTCTGGTCAAGGCACAGGCGAAACGCCAGCTTGACACGTGGATCGACGCGCTGTTTTCGCGGGTCCCTCTGGTGCGCTCGATCTACAAGCCCGTCAGCCAGGTGGTGCGCATGCTGAACGCGGACAACAAGGACGAGTTCAAGAGCATGTCGGTGGTTATGTGCCGCTTTGGTGGTGAAGAAGGGGCAGAGGTGCTGGCGCTTCTGACCACGCGCGAGGTGTATGTTGTCGAGGGCAAGCGGCGGCAGCTGGTCTATTTGCCGACGTCACCGGTGCCGATGTCGGGCGGTCTGGTATTCGTGGCCGAGGACGCGGTGAGCCCTGTCCCCGGAATGGACGCCGATGATCTGATGAAAATCTATTTCTCGCTCGGGGCGCTGATGCCCGAGGACGGAGATGGGGGACTGCCGCGCGCGGAGCGTAGTAACATTGCGGATGCGAGTACCTGA
- a CDS encoding YidH family protein: MIDKFQDHASNERTYLSWIRTAIAIAGFGILIEKLPSTPSNTWAGLSLVVLSAALVLLASLRFLVIRKQITQEHLDRTSFGRIEVLFAAMLALLLLTVFVFLLGLVRTG; the protein is encoded by the coding sequence ATGATCGACAAATTTCAAGACCATGCCTCGAACGAGCGCACCTATTTGTCGTGGATCCGAACGGCCATCGCCATTGCCGGTTTCGGCATACTGATCGAAAAGCTCCCCTCTACACCAAGCAATACCTGGGCCGGTCTTTCACTGGTTGTTCTGAGCGCCGCGCTTGTTCTTCTCGCCTCTCTGCGGTTTCTGGTGATCCGCAAGCAGATCACGCAGGAACATCTGGATCGCACCTCATTCGGTCGCATCGAGGTTCTATTTGCCGCCATGCTGGCGCTTCTATTGCTGACCGTCTTTGTCTTTCTTCTGGGCCTTGTCAGAACCGGCTAG
- a CDS encoding mechanosensitive ion channel family protein, with amino-acid sequence MAKIQPDTWSGALILAVLFWVGGLILSWILRRAIRLVMERDRDQRIDRMAASFLSKVASVFVWVVILMFYAHMIPALDRLSTALLASVSVASIVIGLAAQSTLANFVAGLSLIFYRPFRLGDRIQINAPTGLETGIVEDVSLGYTVLQTFDNRRVIISNSVISNTVMVNLTAVHPRVMAIVPFSISYDADIDRARAIALELAEAHADIEEVVGCPVLLLNTSSVDLSLRVWCADPAIAATVKYDLTEAIKKRFDAEGIEIPFAYQNVIVKSLPALAGSDKAQKKDKDGQQ; translated from the coding sequence ATGGCGAAGATTCAACCTGATACCTGGTCCGGGGCGTTGATCCTTGCGGTCCTGTTCTGGGTCGGCGGGCTGATTTTGTCGTGGATTCTGCGCCGGGCGATCCGGTTGGTCATGGAACGTGACCGGGACCAGCGGATCGACCGCATGGCCGCGTCATTTCTGTCAAAGGTGGCAAGTGTGTTCGTCTGGGTCGTGATCCTGATGTTCTATGCGCATATGATTCCGGCGCTGGATCGCCTCAGCACAGCGCTTCTGGCCAGCGTATCGGTCGCCTCCATTGTCATCGGCCTCGCTGCACAATCCACGCTTGCCAATTTCGTGGCCGGGCTAAGCCTGATCTTCTACCGGCCGTTCAGACTTGGCGACCGGATCCAGATCAATGCGCCGACGGGGTTGGAAACAGGAATCGTCGAGGATGTTTCGCTGGGCTATACCGTGTTGCAGACGTTCGACAACCGGCGCGTGATCATTTCCAACTCGGTGATTTCCAACACGGTCATGGTCAACCTGACAGCGGTGCATCCGCGCGTGATGGCGATTGTGCCGTTCTCGATCAGCTATGACGCGGATATCGACAGGGCGCGAGCCATCGCCCTGGAACTGGCCGAGGCGCATGCGGACATCGAGGAGGTCGTCGGCTGCCCGGTTCTGCTGCTCAATACATCCAGCGTCGATCTGAGTTTGCGGGTCTGGTGTGCTGATCCCGCGATTGCGGCCACCGTGAAGTACGACCTCACCGAAGCCATCAAGAAACGCTTCGACGCTGAGGGGATCGAAATTCCCTTCGCCTATCAGAACGTCATCGTGAAATCGCTTCCTGCGCTAGCCGGTTCTGACAAGGCCCAGAAGAAAGACAAAGACGGTCAGCAATAG